Proteins co-encoded in one Setaria viridis chromosome 9, Setaria_viridis_v4.0, whole genome shotgun sequence genomic window:
- the LOC117835501 gene encoding uncharacterized protein has protein sequence MDKILENIDSNVIEVGSSNHQVMNMLKMMETQVAQLVVHFTSNQGKLLGQPMNPESAKAIQSRIGKETEDLERSAGVRKPKPSTEGEMTSKEKTPTLALEMVDQDDTKILPEKPRHRLRKTDEQFEKVIEVVRLLNINVPLLDVLQVPTYAHYFKNILTTKQEIPQFPTDHIKMTEDCSAAIANQAPDKKRDPRCPTIPGSIGVLIFERALCDLGASLSIMPKDVFEKLCLQETEPTAMCLELVDNTVRYPEAIAIDVSMKIGNHFVLVDFMILEMGEGAKSPLILEGHS, from the coding sequence ATGGACAAGATTCTGGAGAATATAGATAGCAATGTGATAGAGGTTGGAAGTTCgaaccaccaagtgatgaacatgTTGAAGATGATGGAGACTCAAGTTGCACAGTTAGTTGTGCATTTTACAAGCAATCAAGGGAAATTGCTAGGACAACCGATGAATCCAGAGTCAGCTAAAGCTATTCAATCTCGCATAGGCAAGGAAACAGAAGATCTAGAACGTTCGGCGGGAGTTAGGAAGCCTAAACCATCTACAGAAGGagagatgacttcaaaggagaagacacctaCCCTAGCTCTAGAGATGGTCGATCAAGATGACACAAAGATTCTACCAGAGAAACCACGCCATCGTCTACGTAAAACTGATGAACAGTTTGAGAAGGTTATTGAAGTTGTCCGCTTGTTGAACATCAATGTGCCACTGCTGGACGttctacaagttccaacctatGCTCACTACTTCAAGAATATCCTGACAACCAAGCAAGAGATTCCGCAGTTCCCTACAGATCACATCAAGATGACGGAAGACTGCAGTGCTGCAATTGCAAATCAAGCTCCCGACAAGAAAAGGGATCCTAGATGTCCAACCATCCCAGGTTCAATTGGAGTGCTAATATTCGAAAGGGCATTATGTGATCTTGGCGCAAGTCTAAGCATCATGCCCAAAGATGTGTTCGAGAAGCTATGCCTGCAGGAGACAGAACCGACTGCTATGTgcttggagttggtggataacaCCGTTCGCTATCCTGAAGCCATTGCTATAGATGTATCAATGAAGATCGGGAATCACTTTGTCCTTGTTGACTTCATGATACTCGAGATGGGAGAAGGAGCTAAATCCCCACTCATCCTGGAAGGCCATTCCTAA